Proteins encoded within one genomic window of Rubripirellula tenax:
- a CDS encoding GGDEF domain-containing protein: MKKPRLLILTANRANRTLLEDCLTHDHEVVTAAGDDILDISFDLAILDAPTLADLKKHVEERRKSEHPGFLPFLVFLPRAHAKSASRFLGKIIDDVILTPIEPTELKARVNNLLRLRTLSLELKDRLEELHKISVTDDVSGFHNTRFLHLFLDELLAQPKAIVSLVFTDMDKFKAVVDTHGHLLGAQVLREAAETFNRHLGPEDRIVRYGGDEYVIVLPGQGKAEALEKIETLRKGLESDTFLRKEKINLQITASIGLATYPDDAKDKRELLAAADQCLFRSKAAGKNRVTVYKADGQ; this comes from the coding sequence ATGAAAAAACCACGTCTACTCATTCTCACCGCCAACCGAGCTAATCGCACGTTACTGGAGGATTGTCTAACGCACGACCATGAAGTCGTCACAGCGGCGGGCGATGACATTCTGGACATCTCGTTTGATCTGGCAATTCTAGACGCTCCCACGTTGGCCGATCTGAAGAAACACGTGGAAGAAAGACGTAAGTCTGAGCACCCGGGTTTTCTGCCGTTCCTGGTCTTTCTGCCCCGCGCTCACGCCAAGTCGGCATCGAGATTTCTCGGCAAAATCATCGATGACGTGATCCTTACGCCAATCGAGCCGACGGAACTCAAAGCCCGCGTCAACAATCTTCTAAGGTTGCGAACGCTCTCTTTGGAACTAAAAGATCGCTTGGAGGAACTCCACAAGATCTCCGTAACCGACGACGTGTCTGGCTTCCACAACACCCGCTTTCTCCATCTGTTTCTGGATGAACTGTTAGCGCAGCCCAAAGCGATTGTTTCGCTGGTGTTCACCGACATGGATAAGTTTAAAGCGGTGGTGGATACCCACGGTCACTTGCTAGGTGCTCAGGTGTTGCGCGAAGCCGCGGAAACTTTTAATCGGCATCTCGGACCCGAGGATCGCATCGTCCGTTACGGCGGCGATGAATACGTGATCGTCCTGCCGGGTCAGGGCAAGGCCGAGGCACTCGAGAAGATCGAGACTCTTCGAAAGGGGCTCGAGTCCGACACCTTTCTTCGTAAAGAAAAAATCAACCTTCAAATCACTGCGTCGATCGGCTTGGCGACCTATCCAGACGATGCCAAAGATAAACGTGAACTGCTTGCCGCCGCCGACCAATGCCTGTTTCGCAGCAAGGCCGCCGGCAAAAACCGCGTCACGGTTTACAAGGCAGATGGCCAGTAA
- a CDS encoding NupC/NupG family nucleoside CNT transporter: MQARLICVLGLFVFILMAWIISTDRKRFPVRVVVGGLALQLVLAFLVLKTETGRYVFVKIGEAFEKVMDTVAAGSGFLFSARGDETLLTTFAFGVLPTVIFFSSLMSILYHIGIMQRLVWAMAWVMRFSLGTSGAETLSAAANVFVGHTEAPLVVRPYLATMTRSELCAMMTGGFATVTGGLLGVYAGMGIDISHLLTASIISAPAALLIAKVMVPETEPEKVSAEMKLASAGSHVNLIGAAVEGASDGLKLALNVGAMLIAFLALLALVDVILGYGCSLVGLVDTNNDPRITLGVILGYVCWPLAWLLGIPAAECMEAGRLIGLKTVANEFIAYDALGKLSTGEGGQISLRTETVLTYALAGFSNFGAIGIQVGGIGGLEPSRKDDLARLGLRAMFGGLLACCMTGAVAGLLL, from the coding sequence ATGCAAGCTCGACTGATCTGCGTCCTCGGCTTGTTCGTCTTTATCCTGATGGCCTGGATCATCAGCACCGATCGCAAGCGATTTCCCGTTCGCGTGGTCGTCGGCGGGCTGGCGTTGCAGTTGGTGCTGGCGTTCTTGGTCTTGAAAACGGAAACCGGTCGCTACGTCTTTGTCAAAATTGGCGAAGCGTTCGAGAAGGTGATGGATACGGTCGCCGCTGGCAGCGGTTTTTTGTTCTCGGCCCGCGGTGACGAAACGCTGCTAACGACGTTTGCGTTTGGTGTGCTGCCAACGGTGATTTTCTTTTCGTCGCTGATGAGCATTCTGTATCACATCGGCATCATGCAGCGATTGGTGTGGGCGATGGCGTGGGTGATGCGGTTTTCGCTGGGCACCAGCGGCGCCGAAACACTTTCCGCAGCCGCCAATGTTTTTGTCGGGCATACCGAAGCCCCGCTGGTTGTGCGTCCTTATCTTGCAACGATGACACGCAGCGAATTGTGCGCGATGATGACGGGCGGATTCGCAACGGTCACCGGCGGATTGCTGGGTGTGTACGCAGGCATGGGCATCGACATCTCGCACTTGCTGACCGCGTCGATCATCAGCGCGCCGGCCGCATTGTTGATCGCAAAAGTGATGGTGCCGGAAACCGAACCCGAAAAGGTTTCTGCCGAAATGAAACTTGCCAGCGCCGGTAGTCATGTCAACTTGATCGGCGCGGCGGTCGAAGGCGCCAGCGACGGATTGAAGTTGGCGCTGAACGTCGGTGCGATGTTGATCGCGTTCTTGGCACTGTTGGCGTTGGTCGACGTGATTTTGGGTTACGGTTGTTCGTTGGTCGGGCTAGTCGATACCAACAACGATCCGCGAATCACGTTGGGAGTGATTCTAGGTTATGTGTGTTGGCCGCTGGCGTGGTTGCTTGGCATCCCGGCCGCCGAGTGCATGGAAGCCGGACGTTTGATCGGACTGAAAACGGTCGCCAACGAGTTCATCGCCTATGACGCGTTGGGGAAACTCAGTACCGGCGAAGGCGGCCAGATCAGCCTGCGTACCGAGACGGTGTTGACGTACGCACTGGCCGGGTTCAGTAACTTTGGTGCGATCGGTATCCAGGTCGGCGGCATAGGCGGGCTAGAACCTTCGCGAAAAGACGACCTGGCAAGGCTGGGATTGCGAGCCATGTTCGGCGGACTGCTGGCGTGCTGCATGACCGGCGCGGTGGCCGGGTTGCTGCTTTAG
- a CDS encoding carbon-nitrogen hydrolase family protein translates to MTTPIQSKSPDHKPVQQTVRIAAVQYLLRSIKDWDEFENQVRFVMKAAGDYKPQFVMFPEIFTTQLLSFMDTNDLRKAVRGLDEFTERYTQLFVELAKQWGMYIIGGSHPTITDGKLLNTAYLFSPEGQIFTQDKIHLTRWEKEKWQGDPGQHVRVFDTAYGRISILICYDIEFPELARMVCEQGADIIFVPSCTDDKQGFWRVRYCCHARAIENQVYVAVTGTVGNLTVEGLGLHFGQGAIITPSDFPFARDGVAAEGVPNMEQIVIADVDLSKLVSNRINGTTIPLYDKRVSVYETDVEVIQA, encoded by the coding sequence ATGACGACACCCATTCAATCAAAATCACCGGACCACAAACCCGTGCAGCAAACAGTGCGTATCGCCGCGGTTCAGTATCTGCTGCGCTCGATCAAAGATTGGGATGAGTTTGAAAATCAGGTTCGCTTTGTGATGAAAGCTGCCGGGGACTACAAGCCACAGTTTGTGATGTTTCCTGAGATTTTCACCACCCAGTTGCTCTCATTCATGGACACCAACGATCTACGCAAAGCGGTGCGCGGGCTGGATGAGTTTACTGAGCGGTACACCCAACTGTTCGTTGAACTTGCCAAGCAATGGGGCATGTACATCATCGGCGGCAGCCACCCGACGATCACCGATGGCAAGTTGCTCAACACGGCCTATCTTTTTTCGCCCGAAGGCCAAATCTTCACGCAAGACAAAATTCACCTCACGCGTTGGGAAAAGGAGAAATGGCAGGGCGATCCGGGTCAGCACGTGCGTGTGTTCGACACCGCCTATGGCCGCATCAGCATTTTGATTTGCTATGACATCGAGTTTCCCGAACTCGCTCGGATGGTTTGCGAGCAAGGCGCAGACATTATTTTTGTGCCTTCGTGTACGGATGACAAGCAAGGCTTTTGGCGCGTTCGCTATTGCTGCCACGCGCGGGCGATTGAAAACCAAGTCTACGTGGCGGTGACTGGCACGGTCGGCAATTTGACAGTCGAGGGCCTCGGGCTTCACTTTGGGCAAGGCGCGATCATCACGCCTTCCGATTTCCCGTTTGCCCGGGATGGCGTTGCGGCCGAAGGCGTGCCCAACATGGAGCAAATCGTGATCGCCGACGTCGACTTGTCAAAGCTAGTATCCAACCGCATCAACGGAACGACCATTCCATTGTATGACAAGCGCGTGAGTGTCTACGAAACGGATGTTGAGGTGATTCAGGCCTAA
- a CDS encoding ATPase domain-containing protein gives MDGLDEILKGGLRPRNAYLVKGGPGCGKTTLGLHFLTTGSKNNERVLYVSLSEPEHQLRENAIGLGFDLTGVEFLDLSPSPEFFAKVERYDIFSTAAVERDPMTMQIVEAIEKVRPERVFLDSMTQFRYLSTDVFQYRKQATAFLRYLVDQGATVLFTSEGTPDIPDDDLKFMSDGVIELELTEEGRTIKISKYRGSGFLPGRNAMRLGDQGIAVFPRLLSTKIRRDHVAEPLSSGIPELDELLHGGIERGTVTILTGPTGVGKTTLGLQFIKESSGRGERSAVYTFEEGADTLMNRCGEISIPVRDMVDRGILTLVQVEDRVSADEFAHMVRCDVEEHERKIVMIDSVAGYAMCVRGEDDFTSQLHRLGMYLKNMGVTLILINEVENITGDFQATDGKVSYLSDNIIFLRYLELDGHLRKAIGVLKKRAGDFEKTMRQLKITKYGLKVGEPLTGLRGLLTGKPEVVDKTP, from the coding sequence GTGGACGGGCTCGATGAAATTCTCAAGGGCGGTTTGAGACCGCGAAATGCCTATCTCGTCAAAGGCGGACCGGGCTGCGGAAAAACCACGTTGGGGTTGCACTTTCTGACCACGGGCAGCAAGAACAACGAGCGAGTGCTCTACGTCTCGCTCAGTGAACCCGAGCACCAACTACGTGAAAATGCGATCGGACTCGGTTTCGATCTGACGGGTGTTGAGTTTCTCGACCTGAGTCCCTCTCCTGAGTTTTTCGCCAAGGTTGAGAGGTACGATATTTTTTCCACCGCTGCGGTTGAACGCGATCCGATGACGATGCAGATTGTCGAGGCGATCGAAAAGGTCCGACCAGAGCGGGTGTTTCTCGACTCGATGACACAGTTCCGTTATCTGAGCACCGATGTTTTCCAGTACCGCAAACAGGCGACAGCCTTCCTCCGGTATCTGGTCGATCAGGGTGCGACCGTGCTGTTCACTTCGGAAGGAACGCCCGACATTCCGGATGACGATCTGAAGTTCATGTCCGACGGTGTAATTGAACTTGAACTGACCGAGGAAGGTCGAACCATCAAGATTTCCAAGTATCGCGGTTCCGGCTTCCTGCCTGGTAGGAATGCGATGCGTCTGGGCGATCAAGGCATAGCGGTGTTTCCTCGCCTGCTGTCCACGAAAATCCGCCGCGACCACGTCGCCGAACCGCTGTCCTCGGGTATTCCCGAGCTCGATGAATTGCTTCACGGTGGGATTGAACGTGGCACCGTCACGATTCTCACCGGCCCGACAGGAGTCGGTAAAACGACATTGGGATTACAGTTCATCAAGGAGTCATCCGGTCGCGGCGAACGATCTGCGGTTTATACGTTCGAGGAAGGCGCGGACACGCTGATGAACCGCTGTGGTGAGATCAGTATTCCCGTTCGCGACATGGTTGATCGCGGCATTCTCACTTTAGTACAGGTCGAAGATCGCGTCTCGGCAGATGAGTTCGCGCACATGGTGCGCTGCGATGTCGAAGAGCACGAACGCAAGATCGTGATGATCGACAGCGTCGCAGGTTACGCGATGTGCGTACGCGGCGAAGATGATTTTACTTCCCAGCTCCATCGGCTGGGTATGTACCTGAAAAACATGGGCGTCACCTTGATTCTGATCAACGAGGTCGAAAATATTACCGGAGATTTCCAGGCGACCGATGGCAAGGTGAGCTACCTCTCGGACAACATCATTTTCCTTCGCTATCTGGAACTCGACGGCCATTTGCGAAAGGCAATCGGCGTTCTGAAGAAGCGGGCGGGCGACTTTGAAAAAACGATGCGGCAGCTCAAGATCACGAAATACGGACTGAAGGTTGGTGAACCTCTGACTGGCCTACGCGGCCTGCTGACTGGTAAACCCGAGGTTGTCGACAAGACGCCATGA
- a CDS encoding C45 family autoproteolytic acyltransferase/hydolase — MERSSLPMLYLDQMPVLLPLYFQLVDLGGGSDAVARFLSLYCPTPYLSGCSQAVWTRDESFLIRNYDYSSKLWEATLLRSCWNGKQVMAMSDCAWGVLDGMNEDGLAVSLAFGGRKTLGVGFGIPLILRYILEFCDTTAQATEVLQRVPSHMAYNVTVLDRSGAHATVFVSPDRDVVVSRRKLATNHQDTVDWPEHERATASLDRAHVLSIRLQDPDETHERFVERFMEPPLYQFNHQMGWGTLYTTTYNPARGVFTCRWPGYCLERTFADFTEQAVALRYT, encoded by the coding sequence TTGGAACGATCGTCCCTGCCGATGCTGTACTTGGACCAAATGCCCGTGTTGCTGCCGCTTTATTTCCAATTGGTGGATCTGGGTGGTGGTTCGGATGCCGTCGCGAGGTTCCTGAGCTTGTATTGCCCGACGCCGTACTTGTCGGGGTGCTCGCAAGCGGTATGGACTCGCGACGAATCGTTTTTGATTCGCAACTACGATTACAGCTCAAAGCTCTGGGAAGCGACGCTGCTGCGGTCGTGCTGGAACGGCAAGCAAGTGATGGCGATGAGCGATTGCGCCTGGGGCGTGCTCGACGGCATGAACGAAGACGGGCTAGCCGTTTCGTTAGCGTTCGGTGGACGCAAGACGCTAGGCGTCGGATTCGGCATCCCGCTGATCCTTCGCTACATTTTGGAATTCTGCGACACGACGGCGCAGGCCACCGAAGTCCTGCAACGGGTACCAAGCCATATGGCGTACAACGTCACAGTCCTCGATCGCAGCGGGGCCCACGCCACAGTGTTCGTTTCACCCGATCGTGACGTTGTGGTTTCGCGTCGCAAGCTGGCGACCAACCATCAAGACACCGTCGATTGGCCCGAGCATGAACGGGCCACCGCCAGCCTGGACCGAGCTCACGTGCTTTCGATACGTCTGCAAGATCCCGATGAAACGCACGAGCGGTTTGTGGAACGGTTCATGGAACCGCCGCTGTACCAGTTCAATCATCAAATGGGTTGGGGCACGTTGTATACAACGACGTACAACCCGGCTCGCGGAGTCTTCACGTGCCGCTGGCCTGGTTACTGCCTTGAACGAACGTTCGCAGACTTCACCGAACAGGCCGTGGCCCTGCGATACACCTAG
- the upp gene encoding uracil phosphoribosyltransferase — MAFITKIEHPLVEHHLCTVRDKQTRSHDFRAAIGRLAVLVGMRATEDLPLTPVKIQTPICEADCQRIDVRVELVPILRAGLGMVEPLQGLLPDAAVWHLGLYRNEETAEPVGYYDKLPKSGAPNVALVLDPMLATGGSVEMVIERLISWGVPDIRVLSIIAAQAGVDRVARDFPNVKIFVATIDPDLNEHSFIVPGLGDAGDRIFDTPQHG, encoded by the coding sequence GTGGCTTTCATCACAAAGATTGAACATCCGCTGGTTGAACACCATCTTTGCACCGTTCGTGACAAGCAAACCCGCTCGCATGATTTTCGCGCCGCGATCGGTCGCTTGGCGGTCTTGGTCGGAATGCGGGCGACCGAAGATCTTCCCCTGACGCCAGTGAAGATCCAAACGCCGATCTGTGAAGCCGATTGCCAGCGGATCGATGTGCGTGTCGAACTGGTGCCGATTCTGCGCGCCGGTTTGGGAATGGTCGAACCGCTGCAGGGTTTGCTTCCCGATGCGGCGGTCTGGCACTTGGGTTTGTATCGCAACGAAGAAACGGCCGAGCCCGTCGGCTACTACGACAAGCTACCCAAGTCCGGCGCACCCAACGTCGCACTGGTACTGGATCCGATGCTGGCCACCGGCGGCAGCGTCGAAATGGTCATCGAACGATTGATCAGCTGGGGCGTCCCCGACATTCGGGTGCTCAGCATCATTGCCGCGCAAGCCGGCGTTGATCGCGTCGCGCGAGACTTTCCCAACGTCAAGATCTTTGTCGCCACGATCGATCCTGACTTGAACGAACATTCGTTCATCGTGCCGGGGCTTGGCGACGCCGGCGACCGTATCTTTGACACGCCCCAACACGGCTAA
- a CDS encoding zinc-binding metallopeptidase family protein — MRTFKCRCGNTTFFENSRCVACDHALGWCPACDNMTTLLSTAEGKSTLQCGHQACGVTLVKCRNYTLHGVCNRCCLSENSDAKDADLCDYCRYNDTIPDLSVPGNRDMWLQLEEAKRRLLYTLDLLKLPYGTKEEGFVPPLAFDFKADKLLQDKQWRSLGKEERVYTGHADGKITINLREADSVERERNRVLFQEAHRTVVGHFRHEIAHYYWQMLVQGACESECKAVFGDHAEPTYSEAQKLYYEDGPKPHWQAAYISAYATMHPWEDFAETFATYLDMVSVLDTAWNVGIHGGCDPTSAELPTMVDAYIRLGVVLNETNRAMGLIDLVPEILTPAVVTKLGFVHDLVRKASLHS; from the coding sequence ATGAGAACATTTAAGTGCCGTTGTGGAAACACAACCTTCTTTGAGAACTCGCGTTGCGTCGCCTGCGACCACGCCCTGGGATGGTGCCCGGCGTGCGACAACATGACCACGCTGTTATCGACAGCGGAAGGCAAAAGCACGCTGCAATGCGGGCACCAAGCGTGCGGTGTCACGCTGGTCAAGTGTCGCAACTATACGCTGCACGGCGTCTGCAATCGCTGCTGCCTAAGCGAAAACAGTGATGCAAAAGATGCGGACCTGTGCGACTACTGTCGGTACAACGATACGATTCCCGACTTGTCGGTTCCGGGCAATCGGGACATGTGGTTGCAGTTGGAGGAAGCGAAGCGTCGATTGCTGTACACGTTGGACCTACTGAAACTTCCCTACGGAACCAAAGAGGAAGGCTTCGTGCCGCCGCTTGCATTTGATTTCAAAGCCGACAAGCTGCTTCAAGACAAACAGTGGCGTTCGCTGGGAAAAGAAGAGCGGGTTTACACGGGCCACGCCGACGGGAAGATCACAATTAATTTGCGCGAAGCCGATTCGGTGGAAAGAGAAAGGAATCGCGTTTTGTTCCAGGAGGCCCATCGAACGGTCGTTGGACATTTCCGTCATGAGATCGCGCATTACTATTGGCAGATGCTGGTTCAAGGAGCCTGTGAATCCGAATGCAAAGCCGTTTTCGGGGATCACGCCGAACCCACCTACAGCGAAGCCCAAAAGCTGTATTACGAAGATGGCCCCAAGCCGCACTGGCAAGCCGCTTATATCAGTGCCTATGCCACGATGCACCCGTGGGAAGATTTCGCCGAAACCTTTGCCACTTACCTGGACATGGTCAGTGTCCTGGACACGGCTTGGAACGTGGGCATCCACGGCGGTTGTGATCCGACGAGTGCCGAGTTGCCCACCATGGTCGACGCATACATTCGACTCGGTGTCGTTCTCAACGAAACCAACCGTGCGATGGGATTGATCGACTTGGTGCCGGAAATTTTGACGCCCGCTGTCGTGACGAAACTTGGTTTCGTGCATGACCTGGTCCGAAAGGCGTCGTTGCACTCATAA
- a CDS encoding citrate synthase, with the protein MKVDLKTEDVGTARVIYDGREFELPVIEGSEGERAIDISKLRGSTGLITLDEGFVNTGSTRSAITFLDGEKGVLRYRGYPIEELAAKSDFIETAYLLIYGELPNEKQATDFRSGIREHTMIHEDMRSFYNGFPRDAHPMAILSSVVGALSTFYQDSMDLNDEKQVEISIYRLLAKLPTIAAYSYKKSMGQPFIYPNNELSYCENFLHMMFATPAHDYMVDPDFAEALNLLLIVHADHEQNCSTSTVRMVGSSNANLFASISAGIGALWGPLHGGANEACVNMLETIARDGGNVEKYVAMAKDKENGFRLMGFGHRVYKNFDPRATIIRSSCDKLLKKLDLDDPLFEVAQKLEEVALRDEYFIERKLYPNVDFYSGVIYRALGIPVAMFTVLFAIGRLPGWLAHWREMHANPGTRINRPRQVYTGSQERDFIAIEKR; encoded by the coding sequence ATGAAAGTCGACTTGAAAACCGAAGACGTCGGCACCGCCCGCGTGATCTACGATGGCCGCGAATTCGAGCTTCCGGTGATCGAGGGCAGCGAGGGCGAACGGGCCATCGACATCAGCAAACTTCGGGGATCCACCGGCCTGATCACGCTGGATGAAGGATTCGTTAACACCGGTTCAACGCGCAGCGCGATCACATTCCTTGACGGAGAAAAAGGCGTCCTGCGTTACCGCGGATATCCGATCGAGGAACTTGCCGCGAAATCCGATTTCATCGAAACCGCCTACCTGCTCATCTACGGCGAACTCCCCAACGAAAAGCAAGCAACCGATTTTCGATCCGGCATCCGTGAACACACGATGATTCACGAAGACATGCGATCGTTCTATAACGGGTTCCCACGCGACGCCCACCCGATGGCGATTCTGTCGTCGGTCGTCGGCGCGTTGTCGACGTTCTATCAAGACTCGATGGATCTGAATGACGAAAAGCAAGTCGAGATTTCGATTTACCGGTTGCTTGCCAAACTGCCAACGATCGCGGCCTACAGTTACAAAAAATCGATGGGCCAACCGTTCATCTATCCCAACAACGAACTGAGCTACTGCGAAAACTTTTTGCACATGATGTTCGCGACGCCGGCACATGATTACATGGTCGATCCGGATTTTGCCGAAGCGCTCAATCTGCTGCTGATCGTGCATGCCGACCACGAACAGAACTGCAGCACGTCGACCGTTCGCATGGTCGGAAGCAGCAACGCAAACCTATTCGCTTCGATCAGCGCCGGAATCGGCGCGCTGTGGGGACCGCTGCACGGCGGTGCCAACGAAGCGTGTGTGAACATGCTGGAAACCATCGCGCGTGACGGCGGCAACGTCGAAAAATATGTCGCGATGGCGAAGGACAAGGAAAACGGATTCCGCTTGATGGGATTCGGACACCGGGTCTACAAGAATTTTGACCCACGAGCGACGATCATCCGTTCCAGCTGTGACAAGTTGCTTAAGAAATTGGACTTGGATGACCCGTTGTTCGAAGTCGCTCAAAAGCTAGAAGAGGTCGCGTTGCGGGACGAGTACTTCATCGAGCGAAAACTCTATCCGAACGTCGACTTCTACTCGGGCGTGATCTACCGCGCCCTCGGGATTCCAGTTGCCATGTTTACCGTGCTGTTCGCGATCGGACGATTGCCCGGTTGGCTGGCACACTGGCGTGAAATGCACGCCAACCCAGGTACGCGAATCAATCGTCCTCGCCAGGTCTATACCGGATCGCAAGAGCGAGATTTCATCGCGATCGAGAAACGATAG
- a CDS encoding N-formylglutamate amidohydrolase has translation MEKYYRPYRCKVLDRVTAAIAAEGLAVHLSVHTFTPRFRGTRRAVDIGILFDPDRKNEAAIANAWCKDLATRLPRMRIAANQPYLGTDDGLTTWIRTKFAAPEYVGIEIEIANSIAKKSKGSQHKLLTELATTIGNPTWTHDSARGA, from the coding sequence TTGGAAAAATACTATCGACCGTACCGGTGCAAGGTTCTTGATCGAGTGACTGCGGCGATTGCTGCGGAAGGGTTGGCGGTCCACTTGTCGGTCCACACCTTCACGCCCCGCTTTCGCGGCACGCGGCGCGCCGTCGACATCGGCATCCTGTTCGATCCCGATCGGAAGAACGAGGCGGCGATTGCAAACGCTTGGTGCAAGGATCTCGCAACCCGGTTGCCACGAATGCGGATCGCGGCAAACCAACCCTACCTGGGAACCGACGACGGTTTGACGACGTGGATTCGAACGAAGTTCGCCGCGCCGGAGTACGTCGGGATCGAGATAGAAATCGCCAACTCGATCGCCAAAAAATCGAAAGGGAGTCAGCATAAGCTGCTAACCGAACTCGCCACCACAATCGGCAACCCCACGTGGACCCACGACTCCGCTCGCGGGGCGTGA
- a CDS encoding TrkA C-terminal domain-containing protein, whose amino-acid sequence MFPIISLLVALAVSMIVTRVAAMALMSTGLSRASAKFQARSAFTGAGFTTTESEMVVGHPVRRQIVATLMLLGNLGVATVGATVMISVMSTTNSTAQTRWWMLAILAAGIGFLWFFFTSRWVEHHTNRVIAWCLKRFTDLEVRDYVALLELSRGYAITEMLVEPGDWLADKTLASLRLSDEGILVLSIRRAGGIFHGTPRGEDIVRASDILILYGDLDDVEKLDQRRAGHQGDTEHKRSVEEQDEYEEQERIRLQELEAKLQTKRRIEADIEAERIAQAKADE is encoded by the coding sequence GTGTTTCCGATTATTTCGCTGTTGGTCGCTCTGGCTGTGTCGATGATCGTGACACGCGTTGCGGCGATGGCACTCATGTCGACGGGGCTGTCTCGCGCCTCGGCAAAATTCCAGGCCCGCTCGGCCTTTACCGGCGCTGGATTCACGACCACCGAATCCGAAATGGTTGTTGGCCATCCGGTGCGTCGCCAGATCGTTGCCACACTGATGTTGCTGGGGAATCTGGGTGTCGCAACCGTGGGTGCAACGGTCATGATTTCGGTCATGAGCACCACGAACTCGACGGCACAAACCCGATGGTGGATGCTAGCGATACTGGCTGCGGGCATCGGCTTTCTCTGGTTCTTTTTTACCAGTCGCTGGGTGGAGCACCATACCAATCGTGTGATCGCATGGTGCCTGAAACGATTTACGGATCTTGAGGTTCGCGACTATGTCGCCCTGCTCGAATTGTCGAGAGGCTATGCCATCACCGAGATGCTGGTAGAACCAGGCGACTGGCTGGCCGACAAAACGCTGGCGTCATTGCGGTTGTCCGATGAAGGAATTCTCGTACTGAGTATTCGTCGCGCGGGGGGCATCTTTCACGGAACACCACGTGGCGAAGACATCGTCCGAGCCAGCGATATTCTGATTCTGTATGGCGACTTGGACGACGTGGAAAAACTCGATCAGCGCCGTGCCGGCCACCAAGGCGATACGGAACACAAGCGATCGGTCGAAGAGCAGGATGAGTACGAAGAGCAGGAAAGAATTCGTCTTCAGGAGCTTGAGGCCAAGTTGCAGACCAAACGAAGAATCGAAGCCGATATAGAAGCCGAGCGAATTGCCCAAGCCAAAGCCGATGAGTGA
- a CDS encoding carbon-nitrogen hydrolase family protein: protein MRILIALVQFEIAPSQPEINLPRMESFIRQAAKQGAQLVVFPEDAINGPLEGQTDFVGTAPACLEAFQQLAIKYEVDLVPGTWTVQEGDALYNTAHYINKDGSVAGVYRKINLWETEKAKLTPGTTVSVFPTAYGMVGMIICWDISFPALFAEMVKQGVRLVISPTYWSFPRSADCDGAVDDEILLIDSLCTTRAFDNNIVFAYCNAGGELKSDDWDVVLSGRSQITHPLDKVLCKATSNGDEIVFAAVSIDEDNPIV, encoded by the coding sequence ATGCGAATTCTGATCGCGCTCGTTCAATTCGAAATTGCCCCATCCCAGCCCGAAATCAACCTGCCGCGAATGGAGTCGTTCATTCGGCAAGCCGCAAAACAAGGCGCCCAACTGGTCGTATTCCCCGAGGACGCGATCAACGGTCCGCTCGAAGGTCAGACGGATTTTGTTGGGACCGCACCAGCTTGTCTTGAGGCGTTTCAACAACTGGCGATCAAGTACGAAGTCGATCTCGTTCCCGGTACCTGGACCGTTCAGGAAGGCGACGCGCTTTACAACACCGCTCACTACATCAACAAAGACGGAAGCGTTGCCGGTGTTTATCGGAAGATCAATCTTTGGGAAACGGAAAAAGCAAAGCTGACTCCCGGCACAACGGTTTCTGTTTTTCCAACGGCCTATGGAATGGTCGGCATGATCATTTGCTGGGACATTTCCTTTCCAGCTCTGTTTGCCGAAATGGTCAAGCAAGGCGTCCGGCTGGTCATTTCACCGACTTATTGGTCTTTCCCGCGGTCTGCGGACTGCGACGGTGCAGTCGACGACGAGATTCTGTTGATCGATTCGCTGTGTACGACTCGGGCTTTTGACAACAATATTGTTTTCGCCTACTGCAATGCCGGGGGCGAATTGAAGTCAGACGATTGGGATGTTGTCCTCAGCGGTCGGTCTCAAATCACCCATCCCCTGGACAAAGTCCTTTGCAAGGCGACATCGAATGGGGACGAAATTGTTTTCGCCGCCGTCAGCATTGATGAAGACAATCCAATCGTCTGA